Proteins encoded by one window of Nicotiana tabacum cultivar K326 chromosome 10, ASM71507v2, whole genome shotgun sequence:
- the LOC107832821 gene encoding laccase-3-like — protein sequence METSKKALFKVLLATTVVILSLLFSFANADIHQHEFSVQETRITRLCKTKNIITVNGQFPGPTLTVRNGDKLVVRVVNRARYNVTIHWHGIRQMRTPWADGPEYVTQCPIKPGGVYTYRFTIEDQEGTLWWHAHSRWLRATVYGALVILPKQGSHFPFSQPKKDIPILLGEWWNKDIIVIQRQTQFTGAAPNISDAYTINGQPGDLYRCSSQDTLKFLVNPGETILLRVINAALNQQLFFSVANHKLIVVGADAAYNKPFTTNIIMVGPGQTTNVILTADQPPARYYMAARAYASAQNAPFDNTTTTAVLEYTNLRSGANSRPLLPQFPAFNDTNAVTSFTSQMRSIPKNNIKVPNQINENLFFTVGLGLVSCTPGPRCQGPNNTRFAASMNNVSFVFPRRTSLLQAYYQNIPGIYTLDFPPVPPVKFDYTGNVSRVLRQPGFGTKLYKIKFGSNVQIVLQDTAIFSVEDHPIHLHGYHFWVVGQGFGNFNPQTDTAKFNLNDPPVRNTIDVPVGGWAVIRFVADNPGVWLFHCHIDSHLAWGLAMSFIVENGKGEKQTMEPPPPDLPQC from the exons ATGGAGACTTCCAAAAAGGCATTGTTCAAAGTCCTATTGGCTACCACTGTGGTTATACTAAGTCTCCTGTTTAGTTTTGCAAATGCAGATATTCACCAACATGAATTTTCT GTTCAAGAAACAAGAATAACAAGACTGTGCAAAACCAAGAATATAATAACAGTGAATGGACAATTCCCTGGGCCAACGTTGACCGTTCGAAATGGGGATAAACTTGTTGTTAGGGTTGTGAATAGAGCACGATACAATGTTACCATTCATTGGCATGGTATTCGTCAAATGAGAACTCCATGGGCAGATGGACCAGAGTATGTGACACAATGTCCAATAAAACCAGGAGGAGTTTACACATACAGGTTCACTATTGAAGACCAAGAGGGTACATTGTGGTGGCATGCTCACAGTAGATGGCTTAGAGCTACTGTTTATGGGGCTCTTGTTATCTTACCAAAACAGGGTTCTCATTTTCCTTTCTCACAGCCTAAAAAGGATATCCCTATTCTTCTTG GTGAATGGTGGAACAAAGATATTATTGTAATCCAAAGACAAACACAGTTCACAGGAGCTGCTCCCAATATTTCTGATGCATATACTATCAATGGTCAACCTGGTGACCTCTATAGATGCTCTAGCCAAG ATACTCTAAAGTTTTTAGTGAATCCTGGAGAAACAATACTCTTAAGGGTCATCAACGCTGCACTCAATCAACAACTCTTTTTCTCAGTTGCCAACCACAAATTGATTGTGGTGGGAGCTGATGCTGCTTATAATAAGCCTTTTACGACGAATATTATCATGGTTGGACCTGGTCAGACCACTAATGTAATACTCACTGCTGATCAGCCCCCTGCACGCTATTACATGGCAGCTCGTGCCTATGCCTCAGCTCAAAATGCCCCATTTGACAACACTACTACCACTGCTGTTCTTGAGTACACGAATCTTAGGTCGGGAGCTAATTCAAGGCCTTTGTTGCCTCAGTTTCCAGCCTTTAATGACACAAATGCTGTCACGTCTTTCACAAGTCAAATGAGGAGCAttcctaaaaataatattaaagtacCTAATCAGATTAATGAGAATTTGTTCTTCACTGTTGGATTAGGCTTAGTGAGTTGCACTCCTGGTCCTAGATGTCAAGGCCCTAATAACACACGTTTTGCTGCTAGTATGAACAATGTCTCCTTTGTTTTTCCTAGAAGAACCTCATTGCTACAAGCTTATTACCAAAACATTCCTGGGATTTATACATTGGATTTCCCTCCTGTTCCACCTGTAAAATTTGATTATACGGGAAATGTTTCTAGAGTACTCAGGCAGCCAGGATTTGGGACTAAGTTGTATAAGATCAAATTTGGTTCTAATGTACAAATTGTGTTACAAGATACTGCTATCTTCTCGGTGGAGGACCACCCAATTCATCTTCATGGATACCATTTCTGGGTTGTTGGACAAGGTTTTGGCAACTTCAATCCACAAACTGATACTGCCAAATTTAACTTGAATGATCCTCCAGTTAGGAACACAATTGATGTGCCCGTCGGTGGATGGGCAGTCATTCGTTTTGTCGCTGATAATCCTG GGGTTTGGCTGTTTCATTGCCATATTGATTCACATTTGGCATGGGGTCTGGCTATGTCGTTCATCGTTGAAAATGGGAAAGGAGAGAAACAGACTATGGAGCCACCTCCACCAGATCTACCACAGTGCTAG